Genomic window (Drosophila sulfurigaster albostrigata strain 15112-1811.04 chromosome 2R, ASM2355843v2, whole genome shotgun sequence):
TCACTTGCCCCTCTCCGCGCTTCCTTTGTATCATTCTATTGTACTTACTGCTGGCAAAAGCAGCGCTCCTGCTGCGTTTGTTGTcgcaaaatattattactcCATTTCATTTATAAGAGTGCGCTCCGCCCACACGCCCCACGCCCATATTGAAGAGTCTCACTCCCCCCTCAAAGTGCTCAGCTCCATGTTATTTGTACAAGCTACCGACTATGCTTCATTCCGCTTTAATACTCAGTACATAACTTTTGGCCAATGTGAGTATATTACTTTTGAGCTACTGTGGGAAAGTCTTACTAATAGAAATATTATGGGAAATCGAGTCatcaaatatttcaagtgTAAACTAGACATTTttcttaatataaaattctatttttttttggtttttctatTTAAGTTGCATTTCCTATTCTTAgtatacataatttattttatttttgatacatTTATATCGTGGAAATGTTTTCTGAAGTAtgttttaatgcaaatttcataCTTTGCTTAAATCCTATTTATGttgtatgcattttatttatttttgatgaattttcaatcacaattattattttataattccGGATATGTTTTCTGTTGCAAGTTTTGCTCCATTTTcgctttcattattttctattcaGTGAATTTCAGCTTTATAGCAATTCATTTGACCCagaatttatattgtatacgTACATGagtattttctgtttttctgaaGTGGTgctgtttaataaatttggttAGTACtctattttagttttcattttcaattcacATAATTTCAATACACACATTCATTGCttctgtattttattttacattttatagttAGCTTAGAACATCTGACTTTCTTCTTAATGCGGAATTTTATACCCATTTTTCTACAGGGTATTTATCGATTGAGTATTCTACACAGTTGAGTTCTTAGTTATGCtcttgtatttcattttaactGTTGGCTTTAGTTCAAACTCCTCAACTCCTCctctggctgttgttgttttgcggGCTTAGGTTGATTTTAAAGCTTATTGTTGTGCTGCAGTTAGCGCTGTCCCAGGCTTCAGGGGATTCTCCAGAGCAGTcacaaccagcagcagcagccagagcagaAGTGGACGCTAAGGCGTCGCCTTGGCTGGACTGAAGTTGGATGTGCTGTGTTGGCATGTTTGCAATTCCATTTCATTGTCAGTGTCATATGCCGCCGTCCGCTTGTTCTTGCGCTTGTCATTGGCTTTGAATGCTGCCAGTTAATCTGCCAcagccactgccactgccacacgGAGACAGTGGCACGTCTTGGATGCCACCGCGCACAGCTGGCTAAAAGTTGTTGGCAAACTCTTGCTTCGCTGCACGTTATGCTCAGATGCCGCCTGGTTGTGCCACAGCATTAAAAGTCATTTGATGTGGCTCTTGTTGCCACCACACACTTGGGCGAATTAAGCAGCCAGGCCACGCCCCCAAAAACTACGACAACATaacaagcagcaaagcaaGCCCACCTCGAGTGGCAGTttgtaattcattttgttgcaaaCTTTCTTCTTTATTGTCTTTATTGTCACCCACTCAAAACTCCTTTGCAGCTCCGCCTCCTActcagtttttgttgttgtttttcgtttttttctgctgccagttggcaataaaatttttcaatttccacaAATGACAATCGTCAATTGAGGCTGatagttttagtttttccGGGTTTCACATTGAAGGAGGAGGCGACTTTTGGCAGGCTTAATAAAATCGTTTGACATCAAATGGCTTCAAAGCGAAAAGCGATCGCAAAAGACGCCCACAGTGAAAAGTCgctaaaaaagaaataacgTGAAAAACATCGCCGTAGGCTTCAACTTCCATTTCAATTGTGGATTAATGAGgcgttacaacaacaacagtcagtCGCATAAATTATGGCACACAGcacaacttaaatatttaataacagcTAGTGAAATGTTGTACACCTAACATCAAGCAAGCAAGCTGAAAGGGAGTCTCGCATGTTTGTTTACTGTctgcacaaacacaaacaaaacacgcacacacgcagaTACTTGGATATATGTATCTGATGGATAagcatgagtgtgtgtgtgtgtgtgtatgcaaagTTCAGAGTCGTTTCTTTTGAGCTGACGCAAATAAGttaaaaagcacaaaaaaccCGACTTATTGCTTTTTAATAATACGCAAAGAAAGTCAAGGAAAAGGGTAGAAAaagacaaagaaaataaataacgaaAGCTAATTAAATACGAAAATTGCAAATCGATTTAAAACCCGAATTCATCTGtcataataaactaaaatttaaaaccaactacaaataatataaaattaatattctgtttttttaatcaatgtcatcaaatacaaataaatctgaaattaaaaatagaattcaGAAGCTAATTATTAGATTCGAAatttcgtaaataaataaaagatactTAATTTCAAATCAGTTGCACATATcaaaaatccaattaattttgtaaatgctTTTGAGTTTCAATTTGATGCAGCGCATTATTAATTACGCTAAACACACATTAAACAACTGccgaaaaattcaaataaatttctatgagcaaatataaatattcatcaTGAGTACTATTCACATAGAGAACGAATCTCTATTCACATTTAGTCTGAATTGAGGCGGCGCCAGCGAGGAAATGCTCGACTTGAGTTCAAGAATATTTATGGCCATCAAATggtcacaacagcaacagttttAATGGATTCACGCAACTTTTGAGACACTTCCTCCTCCCTTTCCTTTGAGGAGTCTCCCCCCCTCTCCGATTCCCTGccattgaaatgcaatttaatttaatgtgtttATGAAAATCGTAGCACTTGGAATCGAATTGAATTGCTTCTCAATCGACCATTGTCTTGCTTATAGTAAGAGGGATGTTTATAGCTAAGCACAACTAGCTGATACCCTAAGCACATTTCAATAGAATTGTGCTACCCTTTAATGACACTTGCTAACTACAGGGTATATGGTCATGCCTCGCCTTTGATTTGTGCCCGGATTACGAGTGGTTTTTGACTTTTTCTGCTTCTTGTGGCCAACAACTCCCTGGCTTTACCACACTACGACTCTTAAGAGTGTGTTGATATTTATGGTCAAAGGGAAATGCTGACAATGCTGATTTATGCGCTCAATGCTGCCTTGGGCCAAGGAAATGACAACTGAATGGCTTCATTAgcgccagttgttgttgccgaatAACTTTTTCGAGTTAATGCAAGAGTTTATTGCACTTCGACTTTTGACTTTTTGCCAGCGCTGAAAACAAAGTTTCTTGCACTTGACACAAACTCAGCGCATTGAAAACCAAAGTCAAAAATTCCACAAGCTGTTTTTCGTCAAAACAGCACGCGACATTCATAAATTATGTTGTGGCATTTGCTTGTGGCAGGTTATGTTGCAAGCAAAGCGATGCCGCGTGCGGTGGCACGTTCAATGACCGTTGGTCAGGCAAATTAGCAAATTGTCAcgtagcaaaacaaaaaaaaaggctaaagaaatgtataattattttgtttttattgttgtcccCGTTGTCAGTTGTCAGCTGCCACCAGTTGTTGCATGCCCCAGTGCTGGTAACCCGAGACACGCTTAGGCAACACAATCAACTCGATTGCCACTAAAACGTTTtcgtttctctttcttttgtttaatgaGAATGAGAAGAATATCGCTTACTTACCAAGCACTTTTCTCTTTCGCCCCTCTGCTAAAGCAAACATTGATTAATCGAGTTTAATGGCAACTCGACGCAGTTGATTTTATTGTTGCCAAAAGATTTATGAGACAACCAACCTATGTAGCCATCGAGAGGTGGAATTTTCGGGGGGTTGAGAGTTTTCTGTTACCCCAcagcaaatattaatttgctgattgttttgtttggccaaAAGTTCTGGGCAAATGTTTGCACAGCATTAGAACAATAAGATTTTCGGCACATTATGCAAAATGTAGCAAAACTCTTCAGTTGAGAGACTCTTCTGCTTGGCCTAAGGGTGCTCTAACATCTCAACTGCTTAGCGACTTATTAAAAAGTGCATTAAACTCTGTCTGTCTCAAGCAGACAGAGCAGAGAGCGTGTTGTCATGTTGAAGTCCCATTGCAGCAATTGATTACAACTACGTGTCCTTTCGCATTTCTCGTTATCATTATTACTAAATAATGCAGCATGTCTGTGTCGTTATTTGTTCTTATCCATCTTACCATCGAAgtactctctctttctctttcactgTGCGGTCAGCAGGGCAAACGGCAATTACCTGTGCAAGCTTTGATTAGTGTCTGCTTGCCATATTTTGTGCATCCTTCAACACCTTTTGGCAGCTTTTTGGCTATTGACTTTGGGACCACACAGCTCTTGACGGCTTTATTAGAAGCCGCGGCTCGCCATATTGATTATCGATTGGGGAATTCTAGCAACGTTTCTCActcattttctctctctcttattcgCTCGTTGTGGCTTTCAATTTGGCCAACGCTGTTGGCCATTTGGCTTGCCAAGCgagcacaacacaaacacagcgTCTGGCTGCTCTGGCTCTGGTTCTGGCTCTGAGCACGTTTGGATTTTATGGTTCATTTGTTGGCGCTTAGACGCCgtcctgccacacacactgCACACTTAccttgccacatgcaacatattgaatatttagCCCTCCCAGCTCTGGGCCATTGTTATAGTTTCAGCTTAGAAAcgagacagacacacacatatacacgaaatttgattatattttagcTTTAAACTGCAAGCATATGTAtctaattttcttttattttgctattCCTTTGCAGATTGAGGACGAGGGCAATCATGGCAACGACGAAACACGTCTCTTCATACTCTCCTCGCTGGCCCAGTCGCAGATGAGTCGCGTTGCATGCATTTTGTGCGAGGAGCCGTTGCTTGTATTCGATCGCTATCCGCTGGTCGATGGCTCCTTCTTTCTCAGTCCCAAGCAGCATTCCAGCGGCTGCATTGAGGTAAGTCTCTCTTCACTCACTCGTAGTTCATCATTAATAAACGTCAACTGACACCCACGTGCAACAGGCAACAAGACAACTGCACAGCGGCTGCTTTCACTCCGCCCACTCAGAACTTTCGAGCCTGCAATTAGCCAAGATGTtggccccaaaaaaagaagagtgCAACGGGCGAAAGAGAGCcgtaaagagagagaggcatAAGTCACAGTTTGCACAAATTATGGCAACAGTTTTGTGGTGGCATGTCAAGGCGCACCTCTAAGTCGCCTTTGtagcatttgcaatttatgacCCATTTAAGTCAGCATAATTACGGCAGCGCCTAATAAACTGCCACAGAGCCCCAAAggtgcaacagcagttgcagcaatgCGCTCTGCCTCTGCCACAAAGACCCACGTGCAATGCAACAACCTACGCTTCAGCCAAGAGTCAGCCAGCTGGCATTTCCATTCCCTGTTGTATGTATGCCTGTCATGCCTGGTCGAGTCGACTCGAGTTACTCTCTGTCCTGGGCTCTGGCTCTGATGTGGTCTGGCGCCTTCTCTCGCCCCTTTCGCTTGTTTGCGCTTTAATTTAAACCTGGATTTATAATTCATTGCCAActgcaaatgctgctgctgtgtgtctGGAACTtgggtctctctctctctctacctctctggcatggccatggccattgccattgccactgTCTCGTGGGCGTTTGctatgcattttgcattttatttgaaattattatgtCGCGTCGCAAAGCCCTTTTTATGCCAAAAGAACGACAGAGAGTTCAGTTCGAATGCAGGGAAAGaggaaagcaacagcagcagcagcaggcaaaacGATATGCGAATGCGAGTAGAAAGTTGCTTCAAAtcatttttcattgttgtgACAATGAATTATGCGACTGCCTGGTTTACCAACTGGCTGCCTGAATGCCTTCCTCTCTCCCATATTTCCtctttatacatacatatatttaatgcaaGTCTCGCTCTCCACCATTTTGTTACTCCATTGCAGGTCAAATACGAGGGACGCATGCTCTACTTGACCTGTGTGTGCATGAGTTGCCTCGACGGCACCTCCAGCAGTCGTGTCATCAGTTGCCGGTAAgtctcttcctcttccaccTCAGAAGCATCCTTTTCATGGCTTCCACGTCGTCATCCCTTggcaatattttaacaattttgcatttgcacactctcacacacagatTCTGCAGCGAGCCTTGGGATGGATCCAGCCTGGTGCTGGGCACCATGTACGCCTATGACATCTTTGCAGCCATGCCCTGCTGTGCCGATCGTTTTAAGGTGAGTGTCATTTAAAGAGAGCTTTAAAGCACATTAATAATAAGCATTGcatataaaatggaaaaaaaaatcatgtgtattgaaattatttccaACATTTAACCACAATGCTTAGCTTAATCAGCTTATCATCTAATTTATACATGAAAACTTAACAAGAGTTAACAATAATTGAAGAGCTTTTAGGCACATTAAAAGCGTTACTATGTTATGTTAAATGCCAAAAGAAAGTAATTCACGTAGGTGTATTAAAGTGATATGCATAATCCactcaataataaaattcagttatcaaatatattttattgtgaaAAGATTTACAAGTATCTACTAattaaaaagctttaaaagcatttaagGCTGCATAGCAAGTAAGAGGCTTTAACAGTAAAGCCCAGCAAAAAAGGGAGAGGATGCAGATTTCAATAGTTATCTAAATCTTAAACTTGCTGAAAGCTTAttgctaaatatttacaatgtaGTTACATGAAGAATTGTCAAGTGAATATGTAGAAACACATTTAGttaatatttgtttggtaggcaattataattacaattaaagaCTTAAATCATTAATGTTGCTTTGCCTAGTTCACATCCTTACAGCTctaacttatatattttttttttttttggttctcGTTGCAGTGCAATAACTGCTACAAGATGCTGATGCATCCACAGAAGCGTCTGAGCTTCTACAGCGATTACTCGCACGGCGTCACCTGCCCCTATTGCAACACGCTGGACACACACTTTGTGAAGCCGCTGAACTTCTGCTACACCAAGAGCAATGCGACGCGGTTGCAGGCGATCGCATAACATGAGGCCCCGTTGGAGTCTCCAACGGTGCAAggcgcaacagcaaccacagcaaatGCCGCCAGTGCCAATGGTGCTTCAACGGACCCCAAGCAGCCGCTCTACAATGCGGCCATCGATTATTCGGCCCCGCTACAGCAGCAAATCAATCCCGATCTTATTGGCGCCCATCCACATGcccagcaacatcagcaggtaaggcagcagcagcagccaccacaacagccgcagcagcaacagcaaccaacaacacagcaacaaccagctattgctgctgtcaatcaaccagcaacagcagcagccacagttgCAGCAACCACGCAACGTGCAAATGAGGCTGCGTATTTGgtgtcagcagcagctgcacgTGCTGCCAGctaccagcaacaacagcagcagcaacaacaacaacagaagctgACCTTCACAAACAGCCTAATGGCTATGGCGGATGTAATGAGCAAgtttcaacagcaacagcagcaccatcaacaacaacagcagcagcaacaacaacagcagcaacagcaacagccacacaAACCATTGGGCCACTTGAATCTTGGCCATGATGCCAACGGCCTTTTATTGACCAACAtgaacggcaacaacaatagcaacagcaacagcaacaacggtgTTAGCAGCAGTATTAGTAACTTATTAATTAGCAATAAttcacacaacaacagcaaagtgaGCAACGCCTGGTCACAGCCCATGGTCCAGGCGGAGGCCATCTCGGCATTGTGGGGATGTGCCAGCAATGCCTCGACAACCGGCTCGACCAGCGGCTGCTCATCGGGCAGCGGCTCGCAGCCATCGCTGAGTCCAACGAGCAGCCACAGCAAGGAGTTGCTCTGGGCCCAGACGTCGCCCAATTGCGCCCAACTCAGGGAGAATTTCTATGCGGCCAAAGAGCTGTTGCCGCATGCTGCATCGCCCACCGCATCGTTGACCAGCTCATCGGGCGCCTCCTCCACGGGCGGTTGGGGCACCACCTCGAATGTTGCTGTTAATGCCCATTATGCCAAGCTGAGTGCTGCTCAAAATATTTGGGAGTTGCCgccagccaacagcagcaacagcatcagcaaccacaacagtcACAATGCAGCTCAACTCGCACCCGATATGTTCAGCGATCTCTTGTGCAATCTGCACATCGGCCAGGATGCCAatcagcacagcagcaacatcaacaacattagcagcaacaacatcaacaacatgaAAGCTGATGCTAACTCTGATGTTAGCTCCAACTCATCCTCCTCGGCTGGCGAGCTGGAGGTGGCCAACATTTGGCGCCACAGCGCAGCACACAATGTGCGCCAAGTATTGTTCGAGGAGCCAACTGGAGTTGCTCCCTGCATGCAGCTCTTTAATGATTATCTAAACATGAACTAagcgaaacacacacacacacacacacacagatgaaAACATAAAGCGAATGTTACTCTAGCAAAATTTAACAGAGAATAGTAACAACTTACCGTAACAGTAGCAGTAACATTAACACTagcagtaacagtaacagtaataGAAGCTGTTAAATTAACAGGTAGAAGCAACCGCCAGCAGGCACAGGCGTCTTGCTGAATTTCCAACTATGTACTTTTAgaaatttacacaaaaaacaaaacaaaacgagagacgagaaaaatgaaatgctcgcctgtgtgtgtatttttatttaatacaatgaaaAAGCGATTTTACACAAACGAGGTAAAAGCAAAATGATACAAACACTTCatctaaaaacaattttcttgttacttttgttgagtttaatcatttttacatttacatattacactaaaaatcatattacaaaacaaaaaaaaaatcaaacaaaaaaagaaaaaaaccctaaatgaaagcaattttttagttttattttataaatgcaaatttttatataaggaccaaccaaaaaagaaaaaaaggaaaaacaaaaccaacacaGGAAAAAAATGCGATTCACATCACGCGCATTAATCTTCGCATAGTTTTTGAGgggtttcttttttaaatattgtataatttagCAAAGAGAAAAACTAATTGCAAGCAAAGCATTTTATGTTcgttgaatgaaatgaaaattgctgTGCTGctcaataacaactacaacaacaaccacaaaaaatattaataataatgatatagaAATATACGCATGAATAACACGTGCGTATACTTAAACGATATACGAGTATAATAATCGAATGAACGggaagaaaatgaaaaacaaaattttgctacattttataaaacataaatttacataCTAAATTAATCGATAAGTTTGCACATCTTTACCTAAACGATTGGTAATTATTTCTAGTTTTTAGTAAGCGAattggaaaaacaaaacacgccCCCACTCCCCCAACTCCCTCTAagaaaaacatcaac
Coding sequences:
- the LOC133837666 gene encoding LOW QUALITY PROTEIN: headcase protein (The sequence of the model RefSeq protein was modified relative to this genomic sequence to represent the inferred CDS: substituted 1 base at 1 genomic stop codon), yielding MAPRRNSQQQQKSDFTSAVTGSATNMAPMQQMLNVGVQLTRCCYPNGECGKLDALIALDEQGLSECVRVLCNNENCNVGQYMHRDCFDLWEAGVLQQLKSSGRARSWSERQRVQQLWTKKGYELVAKSCNCKCGRGQLRKDLDWLPHGGNNNNNNSGNSGCFISEDDDKKKAKKKRNRNSNNNNNNSGNNNNTNGGSGKSVVASVVGGNLTPNPNVGVIGSGLPHNNNNNNNSNNNIGGNNNNNILQPSVVATLSNILMSSNNCNTNNNNINNHNNVLGLDLRNRAGSLSSSGSSSPSASQSSADISLSPVQQQQQQQQQQQLHLQQQQQLQLPATINNNNSFPSLLLQHNGLNLAKSILPQQQQQQQQQPQQLPQLPALANISNFKPLASYDQQQLLQQQKNKEVELYSERVRSTSGCNGIFSRRLDFSSFNLLPKTRLNSYQVKIEDEGNHGNDETRLFILSSLAQSQMSRVACILCEEPLLVFDRYPLVDGSFFLSPKQHSSGCIEVKYEGRMLYLTCVCMSCLDGTSSSRVISCRFCSEPWDGSSLVLGTMYAYDIFAAMPCCADRFKCNNCYKMLMHPQKRLSFYSDYSHGVTCPYCNTLDTHFVKPLNFCYTKSNATRLQAIAXHEAPLESPTVQGATATTANAASANGASTDPKQPLYNAAIDYSAPLQQQINPDLIGAHPHAQQHQQVRQQQQPPQQPQQQQQPTTQQQPAIAAVNQPATAAATVAATTQRANEAAYLVSAAAARAASYQQQQQQQQQQQKLTFTNSLMAMADVMSKFQQQQQHHQQQQQQQQQQQQQQQPHKPLGHLNLGHDANGLLLTNMNGNNNSNSNSNNGVSSSISNLLISNNSHNNSKVSNAWSQPMVQAEAISALWGCASNASTTGSTSGCSSGSGSQPSLSPTSSHSKELLWAQTSPNCAQLRENFYAAKELLPHAASPTASLTSSSGASSTGGWGTTSNVAVNAHYAKLSAAQNIWELPPANSSNSISNHNSHNAAQLAPDMFSDLLCNLHIGQDANQHSSNINNISSNNINNMKADANSDVSSNSSSSAGELEVANIWRHSAAHNVRQVLFEEPTGVAPCMQLFNDYLNMN